In one window of Serinus canaria isolate serCan28SL12 chromosome 18, serCan2020, whole genome shotgun sequence DNA:
- the SUZ12 gene encoding polycomb protein SUZ12, with product MAPQKHGGGAGPSSGSAGGAAGGGGGGGGGGGFGGSAAAAAPGGKSGGAAGGGGGGGGSGYSGGSSASSAAAAAAAALPPVKKPKMEQIQADHDLFLQAFEKPTQIYRFLRTRNLIAPIFLHRTLTYMSHRNSRTNVKRKTFKVDDMLSKVEKMKGEQESHSLSAHLQLTFTGFFHKNDKPSQNSENEQNSVTLEVLLVKVCHKKRKDVSCPIRQVPTGKKQVPLNPDLSQIKPGNFPSLAVSSNEFEPSNSHMVKSYSLLFRVTRPGRREFNGLINGETNENIDVNEELPARRKRNSSNREDGEKTFVAQMTVFDKNRRLQLLDGEYEVAMQEMEECPISKKRATWETILDGKRLPPFETFSQGPTLQFTLRWTGDTNDKSTAPIAKPLATRNSESLPQENKPNSVKPTQTIAVKESLPTDLQTRKERDVLNEPRQKLRIFYQFLYNNNTRQQTEARDDLHCPWCTLNCRKLYSLLKHLKLCHSRFIFNYVYHPKGARIDVSINECYDGSYAGNPQDIHRQPGFAFSRNGPVKRTPITHILVCRPKRTKASMSEFLESEDGEVEQQRTYSSGHNRLYFHSDTCLPLRPQEMEVDSEDEKDPEWLREKTITQIEEFSDVNEGEKEVMKLWNLHVMKHGFIADNQMNHACMLFVENYGQKIIKKNLCRNFMLHLVSMHDFNLISIMSIDKAVARLREMQQKLEKGESASPTDEESSEEQSGTANGFSENTMRERISEVESISGVTKQSKKQKL from the exons ATGGCTCCTCAGAAGCACGGTGGAGGAGCGGGGCCCAGCTCGGGCTCCGCTGGCGGCGCCGCCGGAGGAGGAGGTGGCGGCGGAGGAGGCGGCGGGTTCGGGGGCTCcgccgcggcggcggctcccggTGGCAAATCCGGCGGTgccgcgggcggcggcggcggcggaggaggCAGTGGGTACTCGGGCGGCTCCTCGGCCTCCTCGGCAGCGGCGGCTGCGGCAGCGGCGCTGCCCCCCGTGAAGAAGCCGAAGATGGAGCAGATCCAGGCCGACCACGACCTCTTTCTTCAGGCCTTTGAGA AACCAACACAGATATACAGATTTCTACGTACCCGGAATCTAATAGCA cCAATATTTTTGCACAGAACTCTCACTTACATGTCCCACAGAAACTCCCGAACAAATGTCAAAAG GAAAACATTCAAAGTAGATGACATGTTATCAAAAGTAGAGAAAATGAAGGGAGAACAAGAATCTCACAG CTTGTCTGCTCATTTGCAACTTACATTTACTGGGTTCTTCCATAAAAATG ATAAGCCATCACAAAACTCAGAGAATGAACAAAATTCTGTAACTCTGGAAGTACTGCTGGTGAAAGTTTGCCACAAGAAACGAAAG GATGTCAGTTGTCCAATAAGACAGGTTCCTACAGGTAAAAAGCAGGTGCCTTTAAACCCAGACCTCAGCCAAATAAAACCAGGCAACTTCCCGTCACTTGCAGTTTCCAGTAATGAGTTTGAACCAAGCAACAGCCATATGGTGAAGTCTTACTCATTGTTATTCAGAGTCACTCGCCCAGGAAGGAGAGAATTTAATGGACTGATCAATGGCGAAACGAATGAAAACATTG ATGTCAATGAGGAGCTTCCAgctagaagaaaaagaaactcttCAAATCGTGAAGATGGGGAAAAGACATTTGTAGCACAAATGACTGTATTTGATAAAAACAG ACGCTTGCAACTTCTGGATGGGGAATATGAAGTGGCCATGCAGGAAATGGAAGAGTGTCCCATTAGCAAGAAAAGAGCAACATGGGAAACGATTCTGGATGGGAAG AGGTTGCCTCcatttgaaacattttctcaGGGACCTACACTTCAGTTTACTCTTCGTTGGACAGGAGACACAAATGATAAGTCTACAGCTCCTATAGCTAAGCCTCTTGCAACAAGAAATTCTGAAAGCCTCCCTCAAGAAAACAAGCCCAATTCTGTTAAACCTACTCAGACTATAG ctgtgaaagAATCTTTGCCTACAGACCTTCAGACAAGAAAAGAGAGGGATGTTTTAAATGAACCCCGACAGAAGTTGCGAATATTTTACCAG TTCCTTTACAACAATAACACAAGGCAGCAGACCGAGGCCCGCGATGACTTGCACTGCCCCTGGTGCACCCTGAACTGTCGGAAACTCTACAGTTTACTCAAACATCTTAAACTCTGCCACAGCAGATTTATCTTTAATTATGTT TATCATCCAAAAGGTGCTCGGATAGACGTGTCCATCAATGAGTGCTACGATGGCTCCTACGCAGGGAACCCCCAGGACATCCATCGCCAGCCCGGGTTCGCCTTCAGCCGCAATGGGCCCGTCAAAAGAACTCCAATCACACACATCCTGGTGTGCAG GCCCAAGCGCACGAAAGCGAGCATGTCTGAGTTCCTGGAGTCGGAGGACGGGGAGGTGGAGCAGCAGCGGACGTACAGCAGCGGGCACAACCGGCTCTACTTCCACAGCGacacctgcctgcccctccGCCCCCAGGAGATGGAGGTGGACAGTGAGGATGAGAAGGACCCGGAATGGCTTCGGGAGAAAACCATTACT CAAATTGAAGAATTTTCTGATGTTAACgaaggagagaaagaagtgaTGAAATTATGGAATCTTCATGTTATGAAGCACGG GTTTATTGCTGACAATCAAATGAATCATGCCTGTATGCTGTTTGTTGAAAATTATGGACAAAAAATCATTAAGAAGAACTTGTGTCGAAACTTTATGCTCCACCTGGTCAGCATGCATGACTTTAACCTCATCAGCATCATGTCCATAGACAAAGCTGTGGCCAGGCTCCGAGAGATGCAGCAGAAGTTGGAGAAGGGAGAATCGGCATCCCCAACGGACGAGGAATCTTCCGAGGAACAAAGTGGGACAGCAAATGGATTCAGTGAAAATACCATGAGAGAGAGGATTTCAGAAGTGGAAAGCATCTCAGGTGTCACGAAACAGAGCAAGAAGCAGAAGCTCTGA